GCTGTCACCAAACAGGGCAGCAACACCCCGGCCAGGTAAACCCCCGTCAAGATTTGCAGAGGGGTTAGTAGCGCTAGGGTCTCTGGTTCGGCAAAGAGCAGCAGTCCGTCTTTGCGAATCGAGGCCAAAATAACCGGTAGAGCGGCTTCTGGAGGCAGGCCAAACAGCCCCATTAGGGGATTAATCCATCCCGCTAGAGCAGTGATGACACCAAATTCGTCCAATACAGAGGCGATCGCCGCGATCGCCACAAAGATAGGAATCGCATTGGTGAAAAACTGGCTGAGAGTTCCCTGGGTTTCGCGCCAGATAGCCGACCAACGGGGCATTTCCAAAAACGTGCGCCGTTCAATCATCAGGGCATTGTGGAGGTTTGGACTGCCCATTGCCCCATCCTCTTTTCCCGGTCTACCGATTTTTCTGCGCCGTTGCGGATTCCGCAAGCTTTGAAGTTAGGCTTTCTGTTTCCATCGTCGCGGGTGGGTCAGTGACCAACTTTATTGTACCGCAAAGCCGTCCTTTTAGGACGGGGTGTTCAACCCATTTTTCTGATAAGATTTCTAGTTCTTCTCCTGGATGGTCGGGGAGTTGAATCTGGAGGATGCCGTTATCATCAACAGAGGCTTTCAACTGGATGGTTTGCATGGTTAGATCTCCGATTCACTGAATGTTCTGGGATAGTGAATTGTTTTTCCTCCTTAATTTAATCCTCCTTTCCCTTTACCACAAGAATCAGTATCCGCTCATCGCTGGCACACATGACTCGGATCGTCTGCCCGTTCTGCAAACTCCATACCCCGCGCCAACCGCCAGGCAAAGATCGGCGGCAGACCCTTGGCAATGATGTCGGCACAGGTTTTTTCGTAGTCGTAGGGCACTTCTCTGAGTTCTACCTGTGCTGTATCGGTGTCATAAAGAACATAGGTGGCATTGGGGCGACCATGCCGGGGTTCTCCGACTGATCCAGCGTTCACAATTTGCTTTAAGGGGGTTTTGAACTGGGTTTGTGACCCCTCTTTACCGGGTTGGTCAACTCTGACAGTTAAGGTTCCATCTTCTAGGTTCCGCACATAGGGCACATGGGTATGACCGCAGAACAAAACATCGGCATCTGTCGAAAGGACTCGTTCGAGTGCCGCAAAGCCATCCATGCTGGGCAGCAGGTATTCGTGTTGGCTATTGGGACTGCCATGGACAAAGCAAAGATTATCCAGTCGTAGGGTCATGGGGAGTGTTGCCAGAACCTCACGCACCTCTGGATGAATGGTGTTGTTTGTCCATTCATGGGCTAGTCGTCCTCGTTTCTCTGCTAATTGAGACGGATAACTGCATTCGCAGGCATTCAACCCCTCGACAATATCTTCATCCCAACAGCCCTGAACGGTGGGAATATCGAGGGAGCGAATCATTTCGACGACGGCGTTGGGATGGGGGCCATAACCGACGAGATCCCCCAGGCAATAAATCTGGTCTGCGTTGCGATCGTCGATATCAGATAATACGGCATTTAAGGCTTCATAGTTGCCGTGAATGCAGGAAATGACAGCTAGTTTCATGTTAAGACACTCTCCTCTGGGTTGGTTTGATCGGAAATAATTGCTTTGTAGTGTTCCTGGTATTGGGCGATCGCTCCATCGGATAAACACCCATCCAACAGGGTTTGGGCCATGGTCTCCTGTTCTAGGTTCCAGCCTACAACCTCAAGGCCACTGAAGCGTTCGGGACGGCCCTCTAGCCAACGGGGAATACTCAATTCGGTGTATTCGATTCCGGACAAGCCGTCCACAAAATCCACGTAAAAGGCCCGTCCATCGGGCAGTTCAAAAATACCCTTGACGCGCTGTGCCTGTCCGTAAGCGCCGCCGGTCAGTTCAATCAAAATCTCGTCTAAACTGGGGGCATCGAAGACCTGTCCGGTTAAAGGCGATCGCCACAAATCTGGTAATAGGTCAGGAACTGGGATATCATTTCCGGGAATCACTTCATCCGCCCAGTCATGCCAATCTGATTCCTTCAGACCAGGAGGCAGCACTGCGACCCGATGACAGGGCAGCGACGCTAGAAAGGGTGAGGCTAAATCCAGGTGAAATCCTAGCTCAAAATAAACCAGAGCTTGTTCTGGTAGGCCGGTTAACACTTGGGGCGCTTGACTTTCAGGGATTAAATTCACCCAAGGAAAGCGATAGGCAATCCGCGCCTGGTCAACTAAACAGGCTCCCATCCCTGGACAGCAGTAAAACAGGGGACGGCTCTGGTCTTGGAGGAACTGACTGATCCAGGTGGTTTTGCCACTACCGGGCGGCCCGGCGATCGCAATCATGGCATCCATTCGATCGGGTTTCACAGTGGAAATTGAAGAAATAGAATGATAATGATTATCATATTAAGTTAAGGTATTCTGTGCAACCCTTCTGTGTTCAGCCATGCGATCGCCCATCGATTGAAGGGCAATCGTTGGGAATTAAACTTTTGAGCAGTTTGGTTATCTCCTAACCCTTCTTTTCTGCTTAGGATAAAATTTAGGGACAATATTGGAACCGAGGTTCAGTCTATGGCAGTTCGTCAACCCCGCTATAGCAAAGAAGAGTTTGCTCGACGTGGCGATGAGATTTATGAGTCTCAGGTGCGTCAACAGGTCGAAGAAGGCAACCCAGGAAAAATTGTGGCGATCGACATTGAAACTGGAGCTTTTGAGATCGCTGACGATCTACTAACAGCATCAAAACGGCTCTCAGCAAGAGTATCAGATGCTCAAACCTGGTTTGTTCGCATTGGACATCCAGCAGTTGATCATTTTGGGGCACGGAGTTTGAGACCAAAGCAATGATGCAAGGGCGTGTGAATCAGGGTTGTGAAGCGATGTTGGCGATCGCCGTTAGGAATAATCAGACAACGCAAAGGGTAGATGCCGTAATTGATACAGGCTTCTCTGGTTTTTTAACCCTGCCAGCAGACATGATCTCGACATTAGCACTCAGTTGGGAAGGTCGAGATATGGCGACATTAGGCGATGGAACTTTTTGTACTTTTGAAGTTTACCTTGGGCTGGTAATTTGGGACGGGCAATACCGTGAGGTTTATATCAATGAGTCAGAGACGATTCCTCTGATTGGAATGCAGCTATTGCGAGGTTATGATTTGCGAATCCAAGCAATCGAGGGTGGTCTAGTGATGATCGAGGCTTTGAACTAGAGCAAGATGGTCGGTAAGTCAGGGTATTGGCATCAGCACGAATGAGGCGATCGCAATCAACGTCATGGATTCCATTCAGTCTTGCCTTAAGATAAAATTACAGAAAGTAGAATGATTATCATTATTGTATAATCCATGAATTGGAAAGTGATGTGTAATTGGAAGACGGCCCCCTCAAATGGAACACTAGACAAGGTAGACATCGCCATCATTGGTGCAGGGCCCCAAGCGTTAACCCTGGTCACTCACCTGCTGCAAAAGAAAAAGTCGATGCACAAGCGTTTTGTGGTACTCGATCCGGCGGGGGATTGGCTGCGCCAGTGGAACCAACAGTTTGCGGCATTGGAGATTCCCCATCTGCGATCGCCCGCAGTGCATCATCCCGACCCCAATCCCTACGCCCTTCGCTCTTTTGCAGAAAGGCGAGCAGATGAGCTATTTCCGCCTTACGATTTGCCTGGAACTCAGCTATTTCAAGAGTTTTGCCAGGAGGTCATTCGTCGGTGGGAACTCCAGGATCGGGTGATTCCAGCAAGAGTAGACCAGCTTGAAGGGTTTATCTCCAAGGGAAAGCAACGGTTTCGCCTGGGACTGGCAGATGGCCGATGTCTAACGGCCAAGCGGGTGGTGCTGGCGATCGCCGGTGGTACGCCCAACCTTCCCGAATGGGCGCGGACGCTGCCGTTTACCTATCCAAGGGATCGCCTGCTCCATTCCCACCAGATCGATCTGCGAGGGCTGCGGTTAGCAGGAGAGCGAGTGCTGATTGTCGGCAGTGGACTCACCAGTGGGCATCTGGCATTGGGGGCGATCGCCCGTGGCGCACAGGTCATCATGATGGCGCGGCGCACCTTCTACGAAAAGATCTTTGATGCCGAACCGGGATGGCTTGGGCCCAAATACCTCAAGGGATTCCACGCCGAACCTGATTGGGAAACCCGTTGGCAGATGATTCAATCCGCCCGCAATGGTGGCTCCCTCACCCCCGCCATTTTCACCAAACTGCGACGACTGGAGCGGGAAGGCAAGCTGTCATTTTACGAACAGTGCCAAGTTCAGTCAGCACAGTGGAAGGGAAATGCCTGGAAAGTGACCTGCAATCAATCGGATGTCCATGATTGCATTGCCCACCGGCCCATCAACCGCATCTGGCTGGCCACCGGAACCACCCTGGATGTAAACCACTGGTCGCTATTGTCTGATGTTCGTGCAACCCATCCCCTGCCCGTAATCAACGGATTGCCTGTCCTTGACTCTCATTTGCGCTGGGCCGGCTGCAACCTATTCATCATGGGCGGGGCAGCAGCCTTGCAACTGGGGCCGGTGGCCCGAAACCTGTTTGGCGGCAGGTTGGCCAGTGAGCGGATTGTGCCAGCGCTGATTAAAAATTTTTGGATAACCTCTTCTGTCACTCTCCGGGTTCAATGAATAGGAAATCTGCCAATTATCCGGAAGGATAAAAGGATTCAAATTGATTAACACCGTTAATCAATTTATTAAATCCTCGTAATAAATAAGAACTCGGAACCACATCTAACCACGGAACAATTGACCAGAACAGAAGGGTCGGCTGAATCAGTAAACGAAAATTCTTCAAGATACTTTTCCAACCGCCAGAGCGATCCCACTGTGAGTGGACAGAACAATCTACTTGAACTTTAGCACTTTTTATCTTCTGGGATTCTGAATTATTTAATGACAAAAATGGTTGACTATTCAAGCTAATCATTAGATAAGCACTCATGATCATCTCCCACCATTTTTCAATCTGGGCATATTGAGTTAATCTATAAGAAGTATCTGTCGTTATTTGCCAATAAGTTCGTCTTCTTCGGTGACCAAATATAATCTCTCTAATGTAGCGCTCTTCTGAGGTTTGATCGCTCAAAACTCTCTTGAATTTATACCACCTATTCTCCCTAACCCTTTCATGACTTGGCATTAGAACTCCATGGTTACTCCTAATTGATACAATATAGCATAAGTTATGTTCCTCTAATTTTCTCACAAATTCACTCCCTTCACCATAGAGACTATCTGCTAATACTAATTTAATATTAAAGCCATAATCTCTCAATTCATCAGCAATTTCCGGAAAGTACTTTCTGGGGATAGGAGAAATAATTCCTAAATGCAAGTATTTAAAATATTCATAACTTCTCACATCAGCAAACATCTCTTGATAAGAGTCACAATATTGATCGACAACCGAAACCGTGGTTTCTGGCGATCTGGGCAAATGTTTTAAGATCTGTAACTCTACATCCATTGCTCTATCTCGCTTTTAGCTATTGATACTCTATTTTATTCTATCTTCACTATCGGATAGTGACAGAAGAGGGGTAATTGGCAGATTTCCTATTCATCGAACCCGGATAGTAACAGAAGAGGGGTATGCCCTGCCCACTTACCACTAAATTTCGAGTAAAATTGTTAATTATTCATTGTTCATTGTCAAAGCGGCTTGCATTTGGGTAAACCAGCCAATTAACTGATCCAGTTGTTGATTGGGTTTGAACACCCCTAAGCCGCGCACGGTGACTTTTTTGGGACTGTAGACAAAGCGAGCATGGAAGCGGCGATCGAGTTTTTCTTTTAATAGATTCCAAGCGGGTTCTTCCATGGGAGTTTCTAACACAACGTGCTGTTTTCCGTCGGGTTTAATGCGGGAAAAACCGAGGGATTTGGCCAGTTGTTTGAGTTCCATGACGCGGATGAGTTGTTGCGCGGGTTGGGGAATGGTTCCGTAGCGATCGCCCCATTCCATCTCGATTAAGCGTAATTCATCACCACAACCCGCCGCCGCTACGGAGCGATAGGCTCTCATTTTCTGATCCATGTCGGGGATATAATCGGCAGGAATAAACGCCGTAATCGGTAGATCGATACTGGTATCATCGACTTGGGGAATCTCCTGACCTTGGATTTCCTGAATCGATTCTTGTAACATTTCCATGTATAAATCAAAGCCAATCGCCGTCATCTGTCCGGACTGTTCTGCCCCCAAGAGGTTACCGACTCCGCGAATTTCCATATCTCGCATGGCTAACTGATACCCAGAGCCTAATTGAGTAAATTCCTGGATCGCTCGCAGGCGTTTTTGAGCGGCTTCCGGTAAGGTGCGGCGATCTGGATAAAAGAGCCAGGCATGGGCTTGAATTCCCGCCCGGCCGACGCGCCCCCGTAACTGATACAATTGCGACAAGCCAAATTTATGGGCATCCTCAATTAAAATAGTGTTGACGCGGGGAATATCCAAACCTGATTCAATGATGGTAGTACAAACCAGCACATCGGCTTCCCCGTCGCTAAAACTGAGCATTGTTGCTTCGAGTTCCGTTTCTGGCATCTGTCCATGGGCGATCGCCAATCGCACCCCTGGAACCGTCTTCCGAATCCGGGTACTGATCTCCTCAATTCCCTCAACCCTGGGAACCACATAAAACACCTGTCCCCCCCGATCCAACTCCTGACGGATCGCCGTGCGGACTGCCTCCAAATTATACGCCGCCAAATGGGTTTTAATCGGGCGACGGGACGGCGGTGGGGTGGTAATCAAACTCATCTCCCGCACCCCTGACAAGGACATATAGAGGGTGCGGGGAATGGGGGTTGCACTGAGGGTTAAGACATCCACCTGGGTTTTCAGCGCCTTAATTTTCTCCTTCTGATTCACCCCAAACCGTTGCTCTTCATCCACCACCAATAAGCCCAAATCTCGATATTTTACCTCTTTATTCAACAGTGCCTGAGTACCAATCACCACATCCAATTCCCCCGTGGCTAACCGTTGTTGAATCTCCTTGCGTTCCGTGGGAGTGCGAAAGCGGTTTAATAGTCCAATTTCAATCGGATAGGGGGCAAATCGTTCTTTGAGGGTGTGATAATGTTGCTGGGTTAAAATCGTCGTTGGAGCTAAAAACGCCACCTGTTTTCCTGCCGTCACCGCCTTAAAAATGGCGCGAATCCCCACTTCAGTTTTCCCAAATCCCACATCGCCACAAACCAAGCGATCCATGGGGCGCGGGGATTCCATATCCCGTTTAATATCCTGGGTTGCCTTCAGTTGATCGGGAGTGGCTTGGTAAGGAAAGGAGTCTTCTAATTCCTCTTGCCAAGCGGAATCCGGGGGAAATTGAAATCCTTCCTGTTCTGCTCTAGCTGCATAGAGTTTGAGCAAGTCTACAGCCAACTTCTTGATGTTTTTGCGGACTTTGTTTTTGGTTTTCTCCCAAGTTTTCCCCGCTAATTTATGTAAGGTTGGGCGCTTGCCATCGGTGGAGCGAAAGCGAGATAATGATCCGACTTGATCGGCGGCGACGCGGAGTAAGCCATCTTCATATTTGATGACTAAATATTCTCTGGTTTCTTCACTGACGGTGAGCTTTTCTAATTTTATAAACCGTCCGATCCCATGGCTTTTGTGAACGACATAATCGCCGGGTTTGAGAGTATTGGGATCGACTTGTTTGGAGGCAGCGCGGCGACGTTTGCGGATGTAGCTGGGGGTGGCGAGGCTATGTTGTCCATAAAATTCGCGATCGCTCACCACCATAATCTTGAATGTCGGCAGCACAAAGCCTTCTAGCTCGGCGACTCCGGAATATTTGAGGGCGATCGGGGTATAGTGGACTTGCAGAGAATCGATCGCCTGATAATCCTTGGGATTGGGTATAAATTTTGCCGCGCAATCATGTTCTTGCAGCAAGGAAACCGATCGCGAGGGTTGGGCAGAAATGACAAAGATTAACGTGCGATTTTTGCTTTCTTCTCTCAGGGTTTCCGCGAGTTTGGCAAACTGATGGGGGAGAACCGGAACCGGGCGACTGGCGACATTCAGCCCGTTAGTTATTTTACTTTCAGCCAGTTCCGATAAGTACAGACAAGGGTAGTCTTGAACGGGAGTTAAGGACTGGGCAAAGGAGCGATGAATCGGGGGCACTTTACCCACCCCTTCGACTTCTTGTAAGCTTTCGTACTGCTCTTCGATATGATTGACCCAATTATTACTATGACTCTCACATTGGGCGGGTTCATCGATCGCAATCAGACTATTTTGGGGTAAATAATCCAACAGGGAAGCAGGTGTATCAAAGCCCAACCCTAAATAGGCTGAGGAGAATTCCGGCAAGGTTTCCACCCCCAGATCCGTGAGTGCTTCCTCAATGATGGGCGTAAAGGCAGTGGGCGTTAAAATGACTTCTGGGATCGGATCGAGCGATCGCCCCGTAGCCGGATCGAGTTCCTTAATCTTCTCTACTGCATCCCCATCCCCCTCCGTTGCCCACCATTCCAGGCGCACCGGCAACTCGGAAGCCACAGGGAAAATATCCACAATGTCCCCTCGGCGACTCCATTGCCCCTCGGTTTCCACGGAGGTCACCCGCTCATAACCGAGTTGACTTAACTTCCGATCCAGCGCTTTACTCTCCCAAATATCTCCCTTTTGCAACCGCAGAGCATAGGGTTTAAACGCCTCTAGGGGCGGCAAATGGGGCTGTAGCGCCCGCTCCGTACAAACAATAGCCCGTTGACGCTCGGTATTACCTAACACCAACTCCGCCAACACCTGCATCTGTCCCCAAACCATCTCCGGTTCCGGAGGGCTGGATTCATAGGGCGACGCTTCTGTAGTTGGGTAAAATAGGACACTTTGCCAATCCATAGCTTCTAACTGCGCCGTCCATCGGTTGGCTTCCTCCATAGTTGCCGTCACCACCAACAAGGAGCGAGATTCCGCTTGGGAGAGGGCAGACGCAACTAAACCCTTGGGAAATCGGGGAATTCCCTGAAGTTCTAAGAATCGATTGTCGCCGAGTTTAGTCAGTAGCTCTTGCGTAAGAGGCGATCGCCGCAAGGTTCGCAAGATAGAGGAAAAGGCCATAAATCCAAGTGTTACCGAATGTGAGTGCGATCTATTAGTTTAAACCGGGAATGGGTTATTGGCGATCGGTCATGAGGAATGAGAGATGAGACCCTTTAAAATAGAGGAACAGCTCCTCTGGTTAGTGAAATGCTCTAGAGTGACTAACCGTATGCTCAAAGTCATCACAGAGTTTGTTCACCAGATCTTCCATTTCTTTGAAGAAATAGTCTCCTACAGTTTTCCGCTTAGTGGCTTTGTACTTTCGATAAATCTTAGCAAAATCTTCATAAATTTCATCTTCAGATACATCAGAATTAATTTTAATAATCAGGCGTTTACCCTCTTCAGAGTCCCTGACATATTGAAAGAAATCGCGAATCTTGGTCTCAAATTCCTTAATGCGTGCGGCTTTGAGATCCTCTTGCTCATTACGGGCTTCAATAATTTCTAGGATATTAAATGGGTAGGCAGTTTGACCCGGTTCTTTACCCTTGGCCACTTTAGTTTCTTGTTTTTTCTTAGGTTTCTTTTCTTGGGCTTCAACTTCGACAATACCGATTTGATTGTCAAAGTAAACTTCGATCGCGTCTTTGATATCATCAGTACGGTGGTGCTGATTATAGAGCCGATTGAAGAGGCGTAGGAAGGCTAAAAAGCTGGGTTCCTTGTACTTTTCATCGATCGCGATCACATACTCAATACGGTTAAGGAGGGTGAAGTATTGCGCTGCTTTTGCTTTGGCATCGGCGGTATGCTGAGGGTCGGCCCAGATGTGGTTTTCAATGCTGCTTTCTAAATCCAGATAGCTTTCTGGATCGTTGCGTTTGGCATTGTCGTTAAAGATGTGAAGAAATCGGTCAAAAAACTGGTTATATACTCCAGACTTTTTGAGTTCTGAAAAGAGGATCTCTAGCACCCGGCGATCGCTGAACGGGTCAAAGTCACTCACCACCACATCAGAGAAATGCTCAAAGGCATCTTTGATCGTTTGGACGTTGACATTATTGTAAGAGAAGTCAACGATCTTACAGTCGTTTTTATATTTGGCTGTGCGGTCAACCCGTGAAATGGCTTGAATGGCGGCAATACCTCTGATTTCTTTATCAAGGAATAGGGTATGGAGTCGCCGCTCATCAAATCCGGTTTGTAGCTTGGCAACGACGATAATTAAGCCATTTTTTTTGAGGGCAAAGTTTTCTAAGACTTTTTCTTCGCTGAGTCCATCATTTAACCCAGTAGCGCTTTGCTGGTCTTGACTGCTGGAGTAAACGACATAGATCGGAGCATCGGCGTATTTTGCGTATTTGGGCTGTTGGGTGATGGCCTGAAAGTGACGTTTAACGGCCTGAGCATACAGTCGGGCGGCTTGGAT
This is a stretch of genomic DNA from Roseofilum capinflatum BLCC-M114. It encodes these proteins:
- a CDS encoding metallophosphoesterase family protein; this translates as MKLAVISCIHGNYEALNAVLSDIDDRNADQIYCLGDLVGYGPHPNAVVEMIRSLDIPTVQGCWDEDIVEGLNACECSYPSQLAEKRGRLAHEWTNNTIHPEVREVLATLPMTLRLDNLCFVHGSPNSQHEYLLPSMDGFAALERVLSTDADVLFCGHTHVPYVRNLEDGTLTVRVDQPGKEGSQTQFKTPLKQIVNAGSVGEPRHGRPNATYVLYDTDTAQVELREVPYDYEKTCADIIAKGLPPIFAWRLARGMEFAERADDPSHVCQR
- a CDS encoding SidA/IucD/PvdA family monooxygenase codes for the protein MNWKVMCNWKTAPSNGTLDKVDIAIIGAGPQALTLVTHLLQKKKSMHKRFVVLDPAGDWLRQWNQQFAALEIPHLRSPAVHHPDPNPYALRSFAERRADELFPPYDLPGTQLFQEFCQEVIRRWELQDRVIPARVDQLEGFISKGKQRFRLGLADGRCLTAKRVVLAIAGGTPNLPEWARTLPFTYPRDRLLHSHQIDLRGLRLAGERVLIVGSGLTSGHLALGAIARGAQVIMMARRTFYEKIFDAEPGWLGPKYLKGFHAEPDWETRWQMIQSARNGGSLTPAIFTKLRRLEREGKLSFYEQCQVQSAQWKGNAWKVTCNQSDVHDCIAHRPINRIWLATGTTLDVNHWSLLSDVRATHPLPVINGLPVLDSHLRWAGCNLFIMGGAAALQLGPVARNLFGGRLASERIVPALIKNFWITSSVTLRVQ
- a CDS encoding transposase — encoded protein: MDVELQILKHLPRSPETTVSVVDQYCDSYQEMFADVRSYEYFKYLHLGIISPIPRKYFPEIADELRDYGFNIKLVLADSLYGEGSEFVRKLEEHNLCYIVSIRSNHGVLMPSHERVRENRWYKFKRVLSDQTSEERYIREIIFGHRRRRTYWQITTDTSYRLTQYAQIEKWWEMIMSAYLMISLNSQPFLSLNNSESQKIKSAKVQVDCSVHSQWDRSGGWKSILKNFRLLIQPTLLFWSIVPWLDVVPSSYLLRGFNKLINGVNQFESFYPSG
- the mfd gene encoding transcription-repair coupling factor yields the protein MAFSSILRTLRRSPLTQELLTKLGDNRFLELQGIPRFPKGLVASALSQAESRSLLVVTATMEEANRWTAQLEAMDWQSVLFYPTTEASPYESSPPEPEMVWGQMQVLAELVLGNTERQRAIVCTERALQPHLPPLEAFKPYALRLQKGDIWESKALDRKLSQLGYERVTSVETEGQWSRRGDIVDIFPVASELPVRLEWWATEGDGDAVEKIKELDPATGRSLDPIPEVILTPTAFTPIIEEALTDLGVETLPEFSSAYLGLGFDTPASLLDYLPQNSLIAIDEPAQCESHSNNWVNHIEEQYESLQEVEGVGKVPPIHRSFAQSLTPVQDYPCLYLSELAESKITNGLNVASRPVPVLPHQFAKLAETLREESKNRTLIFVISAQPSRSVSLLQEHDCAAKFIPNPKDYQAIDSLQVHYTPIALKYSGVAELEGFVLPTFKIMVVSDREFYGQHSLATPSYIRKRRRAASKQVDPNTLKPGDYVVHKSHGIGRFIKLEKLTVSEETREYLVIKYEDGLLRVAADQVGSLSRFRSTDGKRPTLHKLAGKTWEKTKNKVRKNIKKLAVDLLKLYAARAEQEGFQFPPDSAWQEELEDSFPYQATPDQLKATQDIKRDMESPRPMDRLVCGDVGFGKTEVGIRAIFKAVTAGKQVAFLAPTTILTQQHYHTLKERFAPYPIEIGLLNRFRTPTERKEIQQRLATGELDVVIGTQALLNKEVKYRDLGLLVVDEEQRFGVNQKEKIKALKTQVDVLTLSATPIPRTLYMSLSGVREMSLITTPPPSRRPIKTHLAAYNLEAVRTAIRQELDRGGQVFYVVPRVEGIEEISTRIRKTVPGVRLAIAHGQMPETELEATMLSFSDGEADVLVCTTIIESGLDIPRVNTILIEDAHKFGLSQLYQLRGRVGRAGIQAHAWLFYPDRRTLPEAAQKRLRAIQEFTQLGSGYQLAMRDMEIRGVGNLLGAEQSGQMTAIGFDLYMEMLQESIQEIQGQEIPQVDDTSIDLPITAFIPADYIPDMDQKMRAYRSVAAAGCGDELRLIEMEWGDRYGTIPQPAQQLIRVMELKQLAKSLGFSRIKPDGKQHVVLETPMEEPAWNLLKEKLDRRFHARFVYSPKKVTVRGLGVFKPNQQLDQLIGWFTQMQAALTMNNE